In a single window of the Chitinivibrio alkaliphilus ACht1 genome:
- a CDS encoding GNAT family N-acetyltransferase has product MAEAGEQVAGVCLIRVVSLPGKKRVGYVSWLMSDPAFRGQGVAQRLVDTATNYLESLGCHEICTMVEGYNTASSNRFFRVGYRRLSGSDLLRAWGVIHTLVLWWKTHFFFAPGHFFWVKGCVPKEAGRYGAVHTIFFHGLLCTAIALFRGEMFGMSPPEHGFAWFFPATVAATLLFSLRHGVLRYVGGLKRSECVYRPWSGGVGITIITALLGYVFPLPGGLYPRLQEWSTAHYTARFGRAAMVYTMLLTALLWLSSFSMVSFPTVFLQQTAGFFLFMGIPLLLFDTVFACAPFAGFTARRLYDWHRGIWGVCALCGLATFFFL; this is encoded by the coding sequence ATGGCCGAAGCAGGGGAGCAGGTTGCCGGTGTGTGTCTTATACGGGTGGTTTCCCTTCCTGGAAAAAAGCGGGTGGGCTATGTCTCCTGGCTGATGAGTGATCCGGCATTTCGCGGACAGGGGGTTGCTCAAAGGCTTGTGGATACGGCCACCAACTATCTTGAATCTTTGGGGTGTCATGAAATATGCACCATGGTAGAAGGGTATAATACGGCCTCGTCAAATCGTTTTTTCAGGGTGGGGTATCGCCGGCTAAGCGGCAGCGATCTGCTTCGTGCCTGGGGAGTTATCCATACCCTTGTACTTTGGTGGAAGACGCATTTCTTTTTTGCCCCGGGGCATTTTTTCTGGGTGAAAGGGTGTGTCCCAAAAGAAGCGGGACGGTATGGGGCTGTCCATACGATTTTCTTCCACGGGCTGCTGTGTACAGCCATCGCCCTCTTTCGGGGTGAAATGTTCGGCATGTCCCCGCCAGAGCATGGCTTTGCATGGTTTTTTCCGGCAACCGTCGCCGCAACGCTGCTTTTTTCCCTGCGCCATGGAGTGTTGCGCTATGTGGGAGGGCTGAAGCGGTCCGAATGTGTCTACCGTCCATGGTCGGGAGGAGTGGGTATTACCATCATTACTGCACTTTTGGGCTATGTGTTTCCCCTGCCGGGGGGACTGTATCCGCGCTTGCAGGAGTGGAGCACTGCTCACTATACAGCGCGCTTTGGCCGTGCTGCCATGGTATACACTATGCTGCTTACGGCGCTTCTTTGGTTGAGCTCTTTTTCCATGGTGTCCTTTCCCACAGTATTCTTGCAGCAGACGGCGGGATTTTTCCTCTTTATGGGGATTCCCCTGCTCCTCTTTGATACGGTCTTTGCCTGTGCTCCCTTTGCAGGCTTTACCGCCCGTCGTCTCTACGACTGGCACCGGGGTATCTGGGGCGTTTGTGCCCTGTGCGGTCTTGCAACGTTTTTCTTTCTGTAG
- a CDS encoding T9SS type A sorting domain-containing protein, with product MSSATASVLFPPTPPPGDTPVLKRSFPIPRHLSPIAKKHSGHADRQIFLKDNAIHLTTPHNGPLTFQLISPTGRIVLSQEKTATVPQETSVLSLPAEGLSPGVYIFRVHGKTHAWSIPLHYTP from the coding sequence ATGTCCTCCGCGACAGCCTCCGTATTGTTCCCCCCGACACCACCTCCCGGGGATACACCCGTTTTGAAGAGGTCTTTCCCGATACCACGGCACTTATCTCCCATAGCGAAAAAACATAGTGGCCATGCTGACCGGCAGATCTTTCTTAAAGATAACGCCATCCATCTCACCACACCGCACAATGGACCGCTTACGTTTCAGCTTATCTCCCCGACAGGACGAATTGTCCTCTCGCAGGAAAAAACAGCTACAGTCCCTCAAGAAACCTCTGTTCTGTCCCTTCCCGCAGAGGGCCTCTCACCGGGGGTATATATATTCCGCGTACACGGCAAAACCCATGCATGGAGCATCCCCCTGCACTACACTCCATAA